One segment of Tenrec ecaudatus isolate mTenEca1 chromosome 1, mTenEca1.hap1, whole genome shotgun sequence DNA contains the following:
- the LOC142425342 gene encoding SIN3-HDAC complex-associated factor has protein sequence MFGFHKPKMYRSIEGCCICRAKSSSSRFTDSKRYEKDFQSCFGLHETRSGDICNACVLLVKRWKKLPAGSKKNWNHVVDARAGPSLKTTLKPKKVKTLSGNRIKSNQISKLQKEFKRHNSDAHSTTSSASPAQSPCYSNQSDDGSDTEMASGSNRTPVFSFLDLTYWKRQKICCGIIYKGRFGEVLIDTHLFKPCCSNKKPAVEKPEEPGPEPLPISTQEW, from the coding sequence ATGTTTGGTTTTCACAAGCCAAAGATGTACCGAAGTATAGAGGGCTGCTGCATTTGCAGAGCTAAGTCCTCCAGTTCTCGGTTCACCGACAGCAAGCGCTATGAAAAGGACTTCCAGAGCTGTTTTGGGTTGCATGAGACACGTTCAGGAGACATCTGCAATGCCTGCGTCCTGCTTGTGAAAAGATGGAAGAAGCTGCCAGCAGGATCAAAGAAAAATTGGAATCACGTGGTAGATGCAAGGGCAGGGCCCAGTCTAAAGACTACACTGAAACCAAAGAAAGTGAAAACTCTATCTGGAAACAGGATAAAAAGCAACCAGATCAGTAAACTACAGAAGGAATTTAAACGTCATAATTCTGATGCTCACAGTACCACTTCAAGTGCCTCCCCAGCCCAGTCTCCTTGTTACAGTAACCAGTCAGATGATGGCTCAGATACAGAGATGGCTTCTGGGTCTAACAGAACACCAGTCTTTTCCTTTTTAGATCTTACATACTGGAAAAGACAGAAGATCTGTTGTGGGATTATCTATAAAGGCCGATTTGGAGAAGTTCTCATCGACACCCATCTCTTCAAGCCCTGCTGCAGCAATAAGAAGCCAGCTGTTGAGAAGCCAGAGGAGCCCGGCCCAGAGCCTCTGCCCATTTCCACTCAGGAGTGGTGA